GACTTCCCAGATTTTCCAGGCTGTATCACAGTGGGTAACACTTTGGAAGAAGCCTACAGAAAGGCCTCAGAGGCATTACGGTTTCATATCAAAGGGATGCTCGCCGATGGAGAATTTATCCCTGGACCAAGGTCGCTGACTGATATACTCGAAGACCCGGAGAATGCAGGCGCTACGCCGTTCCTGGTACCCATCCCAAACATCAAGACTAAGAGAATCAATGTTACAATGCCCGAATCCGACCTGGAGGAAATAGACGCTTACGCCCGGAAACGTAAAATGTCTCGATCCGCCTTCCTGCTCGAAGCGGCGAAGCGTTCAATGGTGGCAGAGGCTCGGGTGGAATAATCTGCGGCAGTTATCCGGAATTTCCGGATAACTGAATTGGCCTGTAACTCTCCTTCTTCAAAAATGCGCATAATGTGCTCATTAATTGTCCGAACATCCTTTTTGAAAAAGTTCCGCCATTACTTTTTGGCGAAGCAGACGGTTTCATCCATCAAACGAACTTCGTTATGTAAACTTTGAGAGCCAGGGAGAAATCTTTTTGCCACAAAGGCGCTAGTACCCAAATCCCTGAGGCGGCTAATCAATACGAATAGACTCCAGAAGAGTAACATACTATTATAAGAGCAATGCGAAAGGCTAGACGGCATGAAACCACCGAAACCGTTTCGGGGCTGCAAAGCATCTGTGAACTAGAAATCAGGCTCGATGTTGACGGTATTTTTGGTCGTTCCGGGAGGATGTCTATGCATAGTGAAATTGAAAAGGTTCTCGATGAGGTAAAACGCCGTATAGTTCCCAAATTCCACCCTCAACGTATCATCCTCTTTGGGTCGTACGCCGAAGGGCGCCCCGGACCGGACAGTGATCTAGATCTGCTGATCGTAATGGAAGTCGAAGGCTCAACACGACAGAAAGCTAACGAAATAGATATGCTGCTGGCGGACCGAAGCGTCCCCATGGACGTAATCGTGCTCACCCCGGAACAATACGAACGGCAGAAAAACATTGCCGGGTCAATTGCCCGACAGGTCGAACGGGAGGGAAAGGTCATCTATGAGCACGCGGCCTGAGATTGCCGCTGAAGTCCGGCGCTGGGTGGAAAAATATCTAAAGGCCCTCCTGATCTTCCGTGGC
This portion of the Desulfomonilaceae bacterium genome encodes:
- a CDS encoding nucleotidyltransferase domain-containing protein; amino-acid sequence: MHSEIEKVLDEVKRRIVPKFHPQRIILFGSYAEGRPGPDSDLDLLIVMEVEGSTRQKANEIDMLLADRSVPMDVIVLTPEQYERQKNIAGSIARQVEREGKVIYEHAA
- a CDS encoding type II toxin-antitoxin system HicB family antitoxin; translated protein: MLTYIALVRKEKNSGFGVDFPDFPGCITVGNTLEEAYRKASEALRFHIKGMLADGEFIPGPRSLTDILEDPENAGATPFLVPIPNIKTKRINVTMPESDLEEIDAYARKRKMSRSAFLLEAAKRSMVAEARVE